Genomic segment of Pseudothermotoga hypogea DSM 11164 = NBRC 106472:
GGAAACTCGTCGAAGGCATCAAGACTGCGATCGTTCCCGACCCGGCCAACGCTTGGATGGCGTCTTCGTCTATCTTTAAGAGATGATCCGCAGAGACGGCCTTCAACTCCGCAGCGAGCCTGCTCGCTCCTATGTTCGATATTTCGTCCGCGTGAATACGCAACTTGAAGCCCTTTTCTAATGCCTTCGTTAAGAAGGTTTTTGCTGATTCCACGCTGAAGGCCCCAACATCGCAGAAGATGTCAACGAAGTTTGTGTAGTTCTTGACTTCGTCCAGCATGTCGATCAACTGATCGACATACTCACCCTCGTTCAGACCTTTGGGAATGGCGTGCGCACCGAGAAAAGTGGAAACGATGTCCTGCGGGGCAATCTTGGAAAGTTTGTCGATCACGTTCAGTTGTTTCAACTCGTTTTCCCTGTCGAGTCCATAGCCGCTCTTGCACTCCACGGTCGTTACACCCTTTTTCAAAAGTTCCCTCAGAAACCTCAGATTAAACCTCAAAAGGTCGGTTTCTGAAGCCTTTCTCACTTTTTCGACGGTCTCAAACAACCCCCCACCCGAGCTGTGCAGCTGCAAATAGGTCGCTCCACCCACGCGCTTGAGAAAATCGTTCTCCCTGAAACCGTAGAAAGGTATGTGCGTGTGACAGTCGACGAAGCCAGGGACCACCAGATCTGCTTCGACGAACCTGACAAAGCTCTTTGGTTTCGACGTGGAGATTTCGACTATTTTTCCACTCTCGATCCAGATGTACACACCTTCCAAGAGCTCGACTTGAGACATGTCCTGTCCTGATTTCGGGCCGTTACCCTTCGGTGTACAAAGTTTGTCCGCAGCAACGATGAGTTCTATCATTGCTCCACCTCTTTCAGTTTGTTGGCAAGTATCTCGAGGATCTTGCTCTCGATGATCCTGTTCATGTCAAAGTCGTCGAGTTGCAAATAGAACTGGGCAACTTCGAGCATCGCCTGCATCGGAACCATACCTATGATCTCCGTACCCACAACGGGCACGCCGTAT
This window contains:
- the hutI gene encoding imidazolonepropionase, with the protein product MIELIVAADKLCTPKGNGPKSGQDMSQVELLEGVYIWIESGKIVEISTSKPKSFVRFVEADLVVPGFVDCHTHIPFYGFRENDFLKRVGGATYLQLHSSGGGLFETVEKVRKASETDLLRFNLRFLRELLKKGVTTVECKSGYGLDRENELKQLNVIDKLSKIAPQDIVSTFLGAHAIPKGLNEGEYVDQLIDMLDEVKNYTNFVDIFCDVGAFSVESAKTFLTKALEKGFKLRIHADEISNIGASRLAAELKAVSADHLLKIDEDAIQALAGSGTIAVLMPSTSFHLNETYAPARKFIESNVPVAIASDFNPGSSPTLEPTFVMHLAVRYLKMSPEEILTAFTLNASCVLGLSERIGTVEVGKQADLVLYDDANLLTLPYMIGLTPKAVVKRGQVFEN